One segment of Rosa chinensis cultivar Old Blush chromosome 6, RchiOBHm-V2, whole genome shotgun sequence DNA contains the following:
- the LOC112169785 gene encoding pentatricopeptide repeat-containing protein At1g71420: MLRPCARLCLLSRRTFSSVNLPVLPTQPSLTLQTNNLLGEVRALATRGQLNEALSLFYTLQPPPTQTHCNQTYATLFHACARHNSLQQGLFLHHYMLAHNPITPHPDLFISNHLINMYAKFGYLDHAHQLFDEMPRRNLVTWTALISGYAQRGRAEACFRLFAAMLVHYLPNEFAFSSVLSSFADSDGGYGRQVHALALKMSLDACVYVVNALITMYSKVCDHGGVFDVSRDEAWKVFRSMESRNLITWNSMIAGFQCRGLGAQAIDLFVQMHVDGLEFDRATLLSVFSSLNGVNGIDDIVVTKFCYQLHCLVIKTGFILGIEVVTALVKAYSDLGGDVAECYRLFSETSCHRDIVAWTGIMTIFSERDPGEALSLFRQLRRENLAPDRYTFSIVLKAYASLATKRHASAVHSQVIKGGFGGDTVLANALIHAYARCGSISLSKQVFDGIEFRDVVSWNTMLKAYALYGQAAEALQLFSQMDIRPDSATFVSLLCACSHAGLVEEGSRIFDSMLERYGIVPLCDHYACMVDILGRAGRVGEAEKLVSRMPMKPDSVVWSALLGSCRKHGNTQLAKLAADRLKELAPEGSLVYVQMSNIYSSDGNFGEAGLIRKEMKGSRVKKEPGLSWIEIGNQVHEFSSGGRRHPERNLISRKLKELIGRLREIGYVPDTRSSLHDVEEEHKEEQLYHHSEKLALVFAIMNESSLHCGRTAIKIMKNIRVCVDCHNFMKLASNLLQKDIVVRDSNRFHHFKDGICSCNDYW; this comes from the coding sequence ATGCTACGGCCATGTGCTCGCTTGTGTCTCCTATCTCGTAGAACATTTAGCTCAGTCAACCTTCCTGTCCTTCCCACACAGCCCAGCCTCACCCTGCAAACAAATAATCTGCTTGGTGAAGTGCGAGCCCTGGCTACGCGGGGGCAACTCAACGAAGCACTCTCACTCTTCTACACTCTTCAACCGCCACCAACACAAACTCACTGCAACCAAACCTACGCCACTCTCTTCCACGCATGTGCTCGCCACAACTCCCTCCAACAAGGCCTTTTTCTGCACCATTACATGCTTGCGCACAACCCCATCACTCCTCATCCCGACCTCTTTATCTCCAACCACCTCATTAACATGTACGCGAAATTTGGCTACCTAGACCATGCCCACCAACTATTCGATGAAATGCCCAGGAGAAACCTCGTCACATGGACCGCTCTCATTTCTGGGTACGCACAGCGGGGTCGAGCTGAAGCTTGTTTTCGTTTATTTGCTGCCATGTTGGTGCATTACCTCCCGAATGAGTTTGCATTTTCCAGCGTGCTAAGTTCGTTTGCCGATAGTGATGGCGGATATGGCCGGCAGGTACACGCCCTCGCTTTGAAAATGTCCTTGGATGCTTGCGTTTACGTTGTGAATGCTCTCATCACCATGTATAGCAAGGTGTGTGATCATGGAGGTGTGTTTGACGTTAGTAGAGACGAGGCGTGGAAGGTGTTTAGAAGCATGGAATCCCGGAATCTTATAACCTGGAATTCCATGATTGCAGGGTTTCAGTGTCGTGGACTGGGAGCTCAAGCTATTGATCTGTTTGTACAGATGCACGTTGATGGACTTGAGTTTGACCGTGCCACACTTCTCAGCgttttttcttccttgaatgGAGTAAATGGCATTGATGATATAGTGGTCACTAAGTTTTGTTATCAACTGCATTGTCTGGTTATCAAAACCGGGTTTATATTAGGAATTGAAGTGGTCACTGCATTAGTTAAAGCTTATTCAGATCTTGGAGGGGATGTTGCTGAGTGTTACAGGCTTTTCTCTGAGACAAGCTGTCATCGGGATATTGTAGCGTGGACAGGCATTATGACAATATTTTCCGAGCGGGACCCTGGAGAAGCACTCTCCCTTTTTCGTCAATTACGCAGGGAGAATTTGGCTCCAGACAGGTATACCTTCTCAATTGTTTTAAAAGCCTATGCAAGCCTTGCAACCAAGCGCCATGCCTCGGCGGTTCATTCTCAAGTTATCAAAGGCGGGTTTGGGGGTGACACAGTCCTTGCAAATGCCTTAATCCATGCCTATGCTCGGTGCGGCTCCATTTCCTTGTCTAAGCAAGTTTTTGATGGAATTGAGTTTCGTGATGTTGTTTCGTGGAACACAATGCTCAAGGCTTATGCCTTGTATGGACAAGCTGCAGAGGCACTGCAGCTTTTTTCACAAATGGACATTAGACCTGATTCTGCTACCTTTGTTTCTCTCCTCTGTGCTTGTAGCCATGCTGGACTGGTAGAAGAAGGATCCAGAATCTTTGACTCCATGCTTGAGAGATACGGAATTGTACCTCTATGTGATCATTATGCATGCATGGTTGACATTCTTGGTCGAGCAGGACGAGTTGGTGAGGCTGAGAAGCTTGTGAGTAGAATGCCAATGAAGCCCGATTCCGTAGTTTGGAGTGCACTCCTTGGATCTTGTAGGAAGCATGGAAATACACAGTTGGCCAAGTTAGCAGCTGATAGACTGAAGGAGTTGGCTCCAGAGGGTTCATTAGTTTATGTACAAATGTCAAACATATATAGCTCTGATGGTAACTTTGGTGAAGCGGGCCTAATTAGGAAGGAAATGAAAGGGTCTCGAGTGAAAAAGGAACCTGGATTAAGCTGGATTGAGATCGGAAATCAGGTGCATGAGTTCTCCTCTGGAGGCCGACGCCATCCAGAAAGGAATCTTATAAGCAGAAAACTAAAAGAACTGATTGGACGGTTAAGGGAAATTGGTTATGTTCCAGATACACGCTCATCCTTGCATGATGTGGAAGAGGAGCACAAAGAGGAGCAATTGTACCATCATAGTGAGAAGCTAGCTTTAGTGTTTGCCATTATGAATGAAAGCAGTTTACATTGCGGTAGGACTGCTATAAAAATAATGAAGAATATCAGAGTATGCGTGGATTGCCACAACTTCATGAAGTTGGCATCAAATCTACTTCAAAAGGATATTGTTGTGAGAGACTCAAACCGTTTCCACCACTTTAAAGATGGCATATGT